One window from the genome of Daphnia pulex isolate KAP4 chromosome 9, ASM2113471v1 encodes:
- the LOC124201848 gene encoding alpha-1B adrenergic receptor-like yields the protein MDVEGSVISAAAGIVIHVLLALLFLFATVANVLVIVIFYRRPALRTLSNRFVMSLLSFNLVATTVLLPLILMDSLIDVHLSYTHSTVDYAVCVAGQAVTTLVTTGSISAALVIAVDQYCAVMAPLHYHRRVTKTKACLLLAGQWILAVAMSAFSLPDSAGKHFWKGCSNRGDQLFALASLSATSDDDQLNLTSTVAPPPSSNETLSPVWFQSYSEEVWTMLFVSSSVLCYVVPLALLTWMYLRIYSAAHRNSQRTRRTSLTHSASELVVHCLGHGSSNSLAQVSQMMPSSSCQLTGCSDNLPLPSRTPSLRSTSSQIVHNLRYRISNASLFLYREESRAARVSVFVLVLVVCCWMPYHVLLALHGWAGWSHRLPSYAYHLTLVSVLINSLASPFLYAYRSRRIQREVRRLFGLPPKSRKGSHRHRELSASHKRRAKSLRSLSPRRQLLRKQVRGTDALSPEEVQAALSTCNSRFSSTAEEPATAPSSSSTGADQPQHPARPELVRHFLVKMSRLWQKPSATSQLSSVHASGGSAGCPSVTAGVTSELMAVTVDISRSSFSSATSSNSTSSAESDVSL from the exons ATGGACGTGGAAGGATCGGTGATCTCGGCCGCGGCCGGCATCGTCATTCACGTTCTCCTCGCCCTCCTCTTTCTATTCGCCACCGTCGCCAACGTTCTGGTCATCGTCATCTTCTACCGGCGTCCGGCACTCCGCACCTTATCAAACAG GTTCGTCATGTCGTTGCTGTCGTTCAACCTGGTGGCGACGACCGTCTTGCTGCCGCTCATCCTCATGGACAGCCTCATCGACGTCCATCTCTCCTACACACACTCGACGGTGGATTACGCCGTTTGCGTGGCCGGCCAGGCCGTCACGACGCTAGTGACGACGGGTTCCATCAGCGCCGCTCTGGTCATCGCCGTTGACCAGTACTGCGCCGTCATGGCCCCACTCCACTACCACCGACGGGTGACCAAAACCAAAGCCTGTCTACTCCTGGCCGGCCAGTGGATCCTGGCCGTGGCCATGTCGGCTTTCAGTCTGCCGGACTCGGCCGGCAAACACTTTTGGAAGGGCTGCTCCAACCGGGGCGACCAGCTCTTCGCCCTGGCCAGTCTGTCGGCCACCAGCGACGACGACCAGCTCAACTTGACCAGCACAGTGGCACCGCCACCGTCGTCCAACGAAACCCTCTCGCCCGTCTGGTTCCAGAGCTACTCGGAAGAGGTTTGGACGATGCTGTTCGTGTCCAGCTCGGTGTTGTGCTACGTGGTGCCGCTGGCCCTGCTCACCTGGATGTACTTGAGGATCTACAGCGCGGCCCACCGCAACAGCCAGCGGACGCGACGGACCAGTTTGACGCACAGCGCCAGCGAGCTGGTCGTCCACTGCCTGGGCCACGGCTCGTCCAATTCGCTGGCCCAGGTCTCGCAGATGATGCCGTCCTCTTCGTGCCAGCTGACCGGATGCTCCGACAACTTGCCGTTGCCGTCGCGCACTCCGTCGCTGCGCTCCACGTCCAGCCAGATCGTCCACAATTTGCGCTACCGCATCTCCAACGCCTCGCTCTTCCTCTACCGCGAAGAGTCCAGGGCGGCCAGGGTCTCCGTTTTCGTCCTGGTCCtggtcgtctgctgctggatgcccTACCACGTTCTGCTGGCCCTGCACGGCTGGGCCGGTTGGAGCCACCGTTTGCCGTCCTACGCCTACCACTTGACGCTCGTCAGCGTTTTGATCAATTCGCTGGCCTCACCCTTTCTCTACGCCTATCGATCCAGGCGCATCCAGCGCGAAGTCCGGCGGCTCTTCGGGTTACCGCCCAAGTCCCGCAAGGGATCCCACCGCCACCGGGAGCTCTCGGCCAGCCACAAGCGCCGGGCCAAGTCGCTGCGCTCGCTCAGTCCGCGCCGTCAGCTGCTGCGCAAGCAGGTCCGCGGAACGGACGCCCTTTCGCCGGAAGAAGTCCAGGCGGCTCTGTCGACGTGCAATTCGCGGTTCTCTTCGACGGCCGAGGAGCCGGCCACGGCCCCGTCTTCTTCGTCGACGGGCGCCGACCAGCCGCAACACCCAGCCCGTCCCGAGTTGGTGCGCCACTTCCTGGTCAAAATGAGCCGCTTGTGGCAGAAGCCATCGGCGACCAGTCAGCTGTCCAGTGTTCACGCGTCCGGCGGCAGCGCCGGCTGCCCGTCCGTGACTGCCGGAGTCACGTCCGAGTTGATGGCCGTCACGGTTGACATCTCGCGCTCCTCTTTCTCCAGCGCCACCAGTTCCAACAGCACCAGCAGCGCCGAAAGCGACGTCAGTCTGTAA